One genomic window of Mycolicibacterium neoaurum includes the following:
- a CDS encoding T3SS (YopN, CesT) and YbjN peptide-binding chaperone 1, translated as MSRFTPRPQSTSFFDRVFGSSGDSSAHQLDEWLESTLKRELKLDSIERDDDGDIALVSGSAVVYVSTSDDGTPWIAVFSPLLEGFAMRPEVYEAVNAINRNTPNAKATVDPDGPQIVLSAELYIFDGLSPEQLMATIDHIADRADHYDTRLQKRFGGQTMLDDDDGDEFDV; from the coding sequence GTGTCGCGATTCACTCCACGACCGCAGTCGACCTCGTTCTTCGACAGAGTGTTCGGCTCCTCTGGTGACAGCAGCGCGCACCAGCTCGATGAGTGGCTGGAGAGCACGCTCAAGCGTGAGCTCAAACTCGACTCGATCGAGCGTGACGATGACGGCGACATCGCGCTGGTATCAGGCAGCGCCGTCGTGTACGTCAGTACGAGCGACGACGGAACGCCATGGATCGCAGTTTTCTCTCCGCTGCTTGAGGGCTTCGCCATGCGCCCCGAGGTGTACGAGGCGGTTAATGCGATCAATCGGAATACGCCGAACGCGAAGGCAACCGTCGACCCAGATGGACCACAGATAGTGCTTTCGGCGGAGCTCTACATTTTCGATGGACTTTCGCCCGAGCAGCTCATGGCGACCATTGATCACATCGCAGACCGCGCGGACCACTATGACACTCGGCTGCAGAAGCGATTTGGCGGACAGACCATGCTCGACGACGATGATGGTGACGAGTTCGATGTCTAA
- a CDS encoding S1C family serine protease has translation MSNTSGRLLRQFSDEIIGLAERVVLSTAIVRAQTRDFDEGSGSAFLYDVEHLVTNNHVVEGMVDPIHVQLPGARQTEARVVGRDPLTDLAVLRVDPQPAEPLLISARGARLGELCFAFGSPLGEFPESISIGIVSGLKRSLPTGDKQAIFDVIQTDAAINPGNSGGPLVNVDGLVIGVNTAAIPEADGIGFAVPADTVAEVVQELITYGAVERASLGVSVARRSVDRAPGGHALVVTAVRDNSAGPFETGDAIVTVGDRDIHSQNDLLRALRRDVANRRVAVVVLRGDHEVSIECLPRSVRTFS, from the coding sequence ATGTCTAATACATCGGGACGGTTGCTTCGGCAGTTCAGCGACGAGATTATCGGACTGGCCGAACGCGTTGTGCTTTCTACTGCCATTGTCAGAGCACAGACGCGTGATTTCGACGAAGGTAGCGGATCAGCGTTCCTCTACGACGTCGAGCACCTCGTCACGAACAATCATGTGGTCGAAGGAATGGTCGACCCGATCCACGTCCAGCTACCCGGCGCTCGACAGACCGAGGCACGCGTCGTGGGACGAGATCCCTTGACCGACCTCGCTGTCCTGCGAGTTGATCCGCAACCCGCTGAGCCGCTCTTGATTTCGGCCCGCGGGGCGCGGCTCGGAGAACTCTGCTTTGCATTCGGTAGCCCCCTGGGTGAGTTCCCGGAGAGCATCAGCATTGGCATCGTGAGCGGTTTGAAGCGAAGCCTTCCCACCGGGGATAAGCAAGCGATCTTCGACGTGATCCAGACGGATGCCGCAATCAACCCCGGAAACTCCGGCGGGCCATTGGTGAACGTCGACGGTCTTGTCATAGGAGTGAATACGGCAGCTATCCCTGAGGCCGATGGCATTGGCTTCGCGGTCCCGGCCGACACCGTCGCGGAGGTAGTCCAGGAACTCATCACCTACGGTGCGGTTGAACGCGCGTCATTGGGGGTCAGCGTCGCACGCCGATCCGTCGATAGAGCACCGGGAGGGCATGCTCTTGTAGTGACGGCTGTTCGCGATAACTCAGCAGGCCCCTTTGAGACTGGCGATGCGATCGTCACTGTCGGGGATCGCGACATCCACTCCCAGAACGACCTATTGCGCGCGTTGCGACGCGACGTCGCCAATCGCAGAGTAGCAGTCGTGGTCTTGCGTGGTGACCACGAAGTCTCGATTGAATGCCTGCCGCGGAGCGTGCGAACATTCAGCTGA
- a CDS encoding macro domain-containing protein has product MLKITAVCGDITKQEVDAVINPANTGMRGGGGADGAIHRAGGPAILRDCIERFPNGLATGDAGWTTAGDLPAEWVIHTVGPNYNAGQRDRSLLESCYRRAMEVADELGARVVASPLISTGAFGWPRQDAIAAAIESIAAANSRVEEMRLVAFDAEMHEQVSAELASSTPIRILQGVRVLHQRGYHRLRILPGVSPSGMYWRVAITLSDNLIDDAAYPNVTDWDIALLYSTGGLTEFAGGEVTVTTTPERVADLILSALRDVTPTYDDPEYMAWFAELLRVVERTKALPVAYADYFDASEGWEVGWGSGVKHPRPPRPPASAQKGSSSMPSTSDAGDTLIVLDRLGTVLQWATGLSPKASAVEGTLLPRGDTLSPGVTTKFVAKDVRGADRAALFADGQFVHLGVWPAELQSQYTYLYSDRDIVESVLELEALTGFTVEPNFQLAHRFAQPLQRWFPTRLLSAEEYLGQWIDDFQSGRAGGRTRDEIADPDFFGWLVERRYALAAEQESLHHWLDGKKAGIQIHIRPGIQIRRTWSYAEAFAVDNQHEFAAQVRKAVDQVLIALGQTNPSSAR; this is encoded by the coding sequence GTGCTGAAGATCACCGCGGTATGTGGCGACATCACCAAGCAGGAGGTAGACGCCGTCATTAACCCCGCGAACACCGGCATGCGCGGGGGTGGCGGTGCCGATGGCGCAATTCATCGTGCAGGAGGTCCCGCAATCCTCCGCGACTGCATCGAGAGGTTCCCGAACGGACTGGCCACAGGTGACGCCGGATGGACGACAGCTGGCGACCTACCGGCTGAGTGGGTCATCCACACGGTCGGACCGAACTACAACGCTGGCCAGCGAGACCGATCGCTGTTGGAGTCCTGCTATCGCCGAGCCATGGAAGTTGCTGACGAGCTCGGCGCTCGAGTCGTTGCCTCTCCGCTCATCAGCACCGGCGCCTTCGGCTGGCCGCGCCAAGATGCAATCGCCGCCGCGATCGAAAGCATTGCCGCGGCCAATTCTCGTGTCGAGGAGATGCGCCTGGTGGCTTTCGACGCCGAGATGCACGAGCAAGTGAGCGCCGAATTGGCGTCGTCGACACCGATCCGGATCTTGCAAGGCGTCCGCGTGCTGCATCAACGCGGCTACCATCGGCTGCGCATCCTGCCGGGAGTCAGCCCTTCAGGGATGTATTGGCGAGTTGCAATCACACTCAGCGACAATCTAATTGACGATGCGGCTTACCCGAACGTCACCGACTGGGACATCGCACTGCTGTACTCGACCGGCGGGCTCACCGAGTTCGCCGGCGGAGAGGTAACGGTGACGACGACACCCGAGAGGGTCGCTGATCTCATTTTGAGCGCCTTGCGCGACGTCACTCCAACCTACGACGACCCCGAATACATGGCCTGGTTCGCCGAGCTCCTTCGTGTTGTTGAGCGAACCAAGGCACTACCTGTCGCGTACGCCGACTACTTCGACGCCAGCGAGGGGTGGGAGGTCGGCTGGGGCAGTGGCGTCAAGCATCCGCGACCACCGCGGCCGCCGGCTTCTGCCCAAAAAGGATCCAGTTCGATGCCATCGACGTCAGATGCCGGTGACACTCTAATCGTTCTCGACCGGCTCGGTACGGTCCTGCAGTGGGCGACAGGGCTTTCCCCGAAGGCCAGCGCAGTGGAAGGAACCCTTCTTCCGCGCGGGGACACGCTGTCACCCGGCGTCACAACAAAATTCGTTGCCAAGGACGTCCGGGGTGCCGACCGGGCTGCACTCTTTGCCGATGGGCAGTTCGTTCATTTGGGCGTCTGGCCGGCTGAACTCCAATCTCAGTACACGTACTTGTATTCCGATCGGGACATAGTCGAATCGGTGCTTGAACTCGAGGCTCTCACCGGTTTCACCGTTGAACCCAACTTCCAGCTGGCCCATCGATTCGCCCAACCTCTTCAACGCTGGTTTCCGACCAGACTGCTATCCGCGGAAGAATACCTAGGCCAGTGGATCGACGACTTCCAAAGCGGTCGCGCCGGCGGCCGAACCCGCGATGAGATAGCAGATCCGGACTTCTTCGGCTGGCTGGTAGAGCGCCGCTACGCTCTTGCCGCGGAGCAGGAAAGCCTTCACCATTGGTTAGACGGCAAGAAGGCTGGCATACAGATTCATATACGCCCCGGCATCCAGATCCGCAGAACCTGGTCGTACGCAGAAGCATTCGCGGTTGACAACCAGCATGAGTTCGCCGCACAGGTGCGGAAAGCAGTGGATCAGGTATTGATCGCACTCGGCCAGACGAACCCGAGCTCCGCACGTTGA
- a CDS encoding serine/threonine protein kinase, with product MAKRYGRWETIETLGEGGQAHTFLVRNSDDRSTGWVLKRLKNPKRIDRFKREIEMLTRLKSPHIPAVVDADIGEKASYLVTAYVGENLTALPDLVEPRAIFERFQGVVTAVHDAHAQGVVHRDIKPDNIVVDQNGKPYLVDFGICADMGSGVMLTTVEGFGNAAFAAPECGAGSLDAAQEASDVYSLGKVLHWMTSSRTVFVRERFERDSLTVADQHVAHYISVIVNHTVREDPGSRWTSTDLLRGIEWVLAKIGEHSAFISSGMEVITDGFGPRDECDPGGSRSATGAKRGNPAAEHLVAQSFYVRDPVDLDGIDIGLRLRNGSTGMAEVRLSKGDLATPYDHDSDVLERWPVSVRGSNTVEVIRLQSVGTPTLGPHEIYWVILSATDENSDVEWISASPELRPRDVWIAERHGADDWEGVESVGGPGMAFRVLARPTKLGH from the coding sequence ATGGCAAAGCGATATGGACGATGGGAGACAATCGAGACCTTAGGGGAGGGTGGCCAGGCGCATACATTCCTGGTCCGTAATAGCGACGACAGGTCTACAGGGTGGGTACTCAAGCGACTCAAAAACCCCAAGCGGATCGACCGGTTCAAACGCGAGATCGAAATGTTGACGCGGTTGAAGTCGCCTCATATCCCCGCCGTCGTGGACGCCGACATCGGTGAAAAGGCCTCTTACCTCGTGACGGCCTACGTAGGTGAGAATCTCACCGCGCTTCCGGATCTTGTTGAACCCCGGGCCATCTTCGAACGATTCCAAGGAGTGGTAACCGCCGTCCATGATGCGCACGCGCAGGGGGTGGTACACCGCGATATAAAGCCCGACAACATCGTTGTCGATCAGAACGGCAAGCCGTACTTGGTCGACTTCGGGATCTGCGCGGATATGGGATCTGGCGTGATGCTCACGACAGTGGAAGGGTTCGGCAATGCGGCCTTCGCAGCGCCAGAGTGCGGTGCGGGAAGCCTCGACGCGGCTCAGGAAGCGAGTGATGTTTACAGCCTCGGAAAAGTTCTCCACTGGATGACAAGCAGTAGAACGGTTTTCGTGAGAGAGCGGTTTGAACGCGATTCGTTAACTGTCGCAGACCAGCATGTTGCACACTATATTTCGGTTATTGTCAACCACACCGTTCGCGAGGATCCAGGCTCACGCTGGACTTCAACGGATCTGTTGCGGGGCATCGAATGGGTGTTGGCGAAGATTGGTGAGCATTCCGCCTTTATATCGAGTGGCATGGAAGTAATCACTGACGGCTTCGGACCCCGCGACGAGTGTGATCCGGGCGGATCGCGCTCTGCGACGGGAGCCAAGCGTGGCAACCCGGCCGCGGAACACCTCGTCGCCCAATCCTTCTATGTCCGCGACCCGGTCGACCTTGATGGGATCGACATCGGCTTGAGACTTCGGAACGGCAGCACCGGTATGGCCGAGGTCCGTCTGTCGAAGGGTGACCTTGCGACTCCTTACGACCATGACAGTGATGTACTCGAACGCTGGCCCGTCAGTGTTCGCGGCTCGAACACCGTGGAGGTGATTCGGCTGCAATCAGTTGGCACGCCGACGCTGGGACCGCACGAGATCTACTGGGTCATCCTTTCGGCGACAGATGAGAATAGTGACGTCGAGTGGATCTCCGCATCGCCGGAACTCCGACCCCGCGACGTTTGGATCGCAGAGCGACACGGCGCTGATGACTGGGAGGGCGTTGAGTCCGTCGGCGGGCCCGGCATGGCATTCCGCGTTTTGGCCAGACCCACCAAGCTGGGCCATTAG